One segment of Nothobranchius furzeri strain GRZ-AD chromosome 13, NfurGRZ-RIMD1, whole genome shotgun sequence DNA contains the following:
- the LOC107380625 gene encoding proton-coupled folate transporter-like, which translates to MVVPLLGSWSDMAGRRPVLILPNIGLALQAVVYLVVMYLKLPVVYFLVGRLLSGLSGDFNAILAGCFAYVADISDRKSRTFRVAVLEASLGLSGMLASIIGGQWRRAQGYINPFWLVLATNVASALYTFLFVHESVYPDPSAKLLTARHHKAVWHLYSTGGSSSEDGGRLRRCKLWLYTLCFFLVVTVHFGSRELFVLYELSSPLCWGSALIGYGSAAQHLAYLSSLLGLKVMQRCLKDSWVALVGLASNITGLVVFSVADTTELMFTGYGLCFLFMAATPVLRSKLSKLVGPSEQGALFASVACVESLCFLVGSSLFNSLYPASLHFMKGFPFLFAALVLFIPAGIIGAVQCFDQRRNQRDAPVS; encoded by the exons ATGGTGGTGCCCCTCCTGGGTTCATGGAGCGACATGGCGGGCCGCAGACCCGTCCTCATCCTCCCTAACATTGGCCTGGCTCTCCAGGCGGTGGTCTACCTAGTGGTGATGTACCTCAAGCTGCCCGTGGTCTACTTCCTGGTGGGCAGGCTGCTCAGTGGCCTCTCAGGTGACTTTAACGCCATCCTGGCTGGCTGTTTTGCATATGTGGCAGACATCAGTGATAGGAAGTCCCGCACCTTCAGGGTGGCGGTGTTGGAGGCATCTCTGGGTCTTTCAGGGATGTTGGCCAGCATCATTGGAGGCCAGTGGAGGCGGGCACAAGG CTACATCAACCCCTTCTGGTTGGTCCTGGCCACCAACGTGGCCTCAGCTCTCTATACCTTCCTGTTTGTCCATGAGTCCGTGTACCCAGACCCAAGCGCAAAGCTCCTCACCGCTCGCCACCACAAAGCCGTGTGGCACCTGTACTCCACAGGTGGCAGCAGCAGCGAGGACGGGGGGCGACTTCGGCGCTGTAAGCTGTGGCTCTACACGCTGTGCTTCTTTCTGGTAGTGACAGTTCACTTTGGCAGCAGGGAGCTTTTTGTGCTGTACGAGCTGAGCTCCCCGCTCTGCTGGGGCTCGGCCCTGATTGGCTACGGGTCTGCAGCGCAGCATCTGGCCTACTTGAGCAGTCTGCTGGGCCTGAAGGTCATGCAGCGCTGCCTGAAGGACTCCTGGGTGGCTCTTGTGGGTCTGGCCTCTAACATAACCGGTCTGGTGGTCTTCTCTGTAGCTGATACCACTGAGCTCATGTTCACTG GTTATGGTCTGTGCTTCCTCTTCATGGCTGCCACTCCCGTGCTCAGGTCAAAGCTGTCCAAGCTGGTGGGCCCATCAGAACAAG GTGCCCTGTTTGCCTCCGTCGCCTGCGTGGAGAGCTTATGTTTCCTGGTGGGCAGCAGCCTCTTTAACTCCCTCTACCCAGCCTCTCTTCACTTCATGAAGGGCTTCCCCTTCCTTTTTGCTGCCCTCGTTCTCTTCATCCCTGCTGGAATAATCGG GGCGGTGCAGT